The Mycolicibacterium doricum genome includes a region encoding these proteins:
- a CDS encoding Mrp/NBP35 family ATP-binding protein, translating into MSQTPDGRQTAIRAALAKVIDPELRRPITDLGMVKNVTVDSGDGSVHVEVYLTTAACPKRNEITEQVQRAVADVPGTGAVRVSLDVMNDEQRAELRKQLRGDSREPVIPFAQPGSLTRVYAVASGKGGVGKSSVTVNIATAMAARGLSVGVLDADIYGHSVPRMMGTTDRPTQVDSMILPPIAHEVKVISIAMFTQGNTPVVWRGPMLHRALQQFLADVFWGDLDVLLLDLPPGTGDVAISVAQLIPGAEILVVTTPQLAAAEVAERAGAIALQTRQRVVGVVENMSGLLMPDGSTMPLFGEGGGRQVAERLSRAVGADVPLLGQVPLDPALVSAGDSGVPLVLSAPDSPAGKELRGVADALSARKRGLAGMSLGLDPAGR; encoded by the coding sequence GTCAAGAACGTGACCGTGGACTCCGGTGACGGGTCAGTGCACGTCGAGGTATACCTGACCACCGCCGCCTGCCCGAAGCGCAACGAGATCACCGAACAGGTCCAGCGTGCGGTCGCCGACGTGCCCGGCACCGGCGCAGTCCGGGTCAGCCTCGACGTGATGAACGACGAGCAACGCGCCGAACTGCGCAAACAGCTGCGCGGCGACTCCCGCGAGCCGGTGATCCCCTTCGCCCAGCCCGGTTCGCTGACCCGCGTCTACGCCGTCGCATCAGGTAAGGGCGGGGTCGGCAAGTCCAGCGTCACGGTGAACATCGCCACGGCGATGGCGGCCCGCGGCCTGTCCGTCGGGGTGCTCGACGCGGACATCTACGGCCACTCCGTGCCCCGGATGATGGGCACCACCGACCGGCCCACCCAGGTCGACTCGATGATCTTGCCGCCCATCGCGCACGAGGTGAAGGTCATCTCGATCGCGATGTTCACCCAGGGCAACACCCCTGTGGTGTGGCGTGGTCCGATGCTGCACCGGGCGCTGCAGCAGTTCCTCGCCGACGTGTTCTGGGGTGATCTCGACGTGCTGCTGCTCGACCTTCCCCCGGGCACCGGGGACGTGGCGATCTCGGTGGCCCAGCTGATCCCGGGCGCGGAGATCCTCGTGGTGACCACACCGCAGCTGGCGGCCGCCGAGGTGGCCGAGCGGGCCGGGGCGATCGCCCTGCAGACCCGCCAGCGCGTCGTCGGTGTCGTGGAGAACATGTCCGGGCTGCTGATGCCCGACGGGTCGACGATGCCGCTGTTCGGCGAGGGCGGAGGCCGCCAAGTCGCCGAGCGGCTGAGCCGCGCGGTCGGCGCGGACGTACCGCTGCTCGGTCAGGTCCCGTTGGATCCGGCGCTGGTCTCCGCGGGCGACTCAGGAGTGCCGCTGGTGCTCTCGGCGCCCGACTCACCGGCCGGTAAGGAACTGCGCGGCGTCGCGGACGCCCTGTCGGCGCGCAAGCGGGGGCTGGCCGGAATGTCGCTCGGTCTGGACCCGGCCGGCCGTTGA
- the tatB gene encoding Sec-independent protein translocase protein TatB: MFSNIGWGEMLILVIAGLVILGPERLPGAIRWTSDAVRQARDYVSGATTQLRQDFGAEFEDLREPITELQKLRRMTPRAALTKHLLDGDDSFFTGKFEQQNGNPTTGQEKPATPVTPPAAAADPPRESTATPYDSDAT; encoded by the coding sequence ATGTTCTCCAACATCGGCTGGGGGGAGATGCTGATCCTGGTGATCGCCGGGTTGGTGATCTTGGGCCCGGAACGGCTCCCTGGCGCGATCCGCTGGACGTCGGACGCGGTGCGCCAGGCCCGCGACTACGTCAGCGGTGCGACCACACAGTTGCGCCAGGACTTCGGTGCCGAGTTCGAAGACCTGCGAGAACCCATCACCGAACTGCAGAAGCTGCGCCGGATGACGCCGCGCGCTGCGCTGACCAAACACCTGCTCGACGGCGACGATTCGTTCTTCACCGGCAAGTTCGAACAGCAGAACGGCAACCCGACCACGGGTCAGGAGAAGCCTGCCACCCCGGTGACTCCGCCCGCCGCCGCTGCCGATCCGCCGCGCGAGTCGACCGCGACGCCGTACGACAGCGACGCCACGTAA
- the htrA gene encoding serine protease HtrA codes for MTNQDQASRRMAPRPVERPPVDPAAQRAFARPSGVSGSFLGVDPHRHQAEYTPKDPAPDPVLAEAFGRPPNASDSLQRHPADAGALDAERSGDTADTEPDPWRDPNAPVALGTPAVHAPAPVQPPAHVGRLGVRDVLFGRKVSYVGLAILLLTALMVGALGGWVGNKTAETVQAFTTSKVTLETSDSGDPPEGRITKVADAVADSVVTIEAKSGQEGSQGSGVVIDGRGYIVTNNHVISEAATNPAAFEMTVVFNDGKEVPANLVGRDPKTDLAVLKVDNVDNLTVAKMGDSDTLQVGEEVIAAGAPLGLRSTVTAGIISALNRPVPLSGDGSDTDTVIDGVQTDASINHGNSGGPLIDMDANVIGINTAGKSLSESASGLGFAIPVNEVKTVVEALIRDGRISHPTLGLTAKSVSNDVASGAQVANVMAGSAAERAGILENDVVVKVGTRDVADADEFVVAVRQLKIGEPAPIEVVRDGRPVTLTVTPTPDASTD; via the coding sequence GTGACCAATCAGGACCAGGCCAGCCGTCGCATGGCACCTCGCCCCGTCGAACGGCCTCCGGTCGACCCGGCGGCCCAACGTGCTTTCGCCCGGCCCAGTGGTGTCAGCGGTTCGTTCCTCGGCGTGGACCCGCACCGCCACCAGGCGGAGTACACCCCGAAGGACCCGGCGCCCGACCCGGTGCTGGCCGAAGCCTTCGGCCGTCCGCCGAACGCCAGCGACTCCCTGCAGCGCCATCCCGCCGACGCCGGAGCGCTCGATGCCGAACGGTCCGGCGACACCGCCGACACCGAACCCGATCCGTGGCGTGACCCCAACGCCCCCGTGGCGCTGGGCACCCCGGCCGTCCATGCCCCCGCACCGGTCCAGCCGCCCGCGCACGTCGGCAGACTAGGTGTGCGCGACGTGCTGTTCGGGCGCAAGGTGTCTTACGTCGGCCTCGCCATCCTCCTGCTCACCGCGTTGATGGTCGGTGCGCTCGGTGGCTGGGTCGGCAACAAGACCGCCGAGACGGTACAGGCCTTCACCACCTCGAAGGTCACGCTGGAGACCAGTGACAGTGGTGACCCACCCGAGGGTCGCATCACCAAGGTGGCTGACGCGGTCGCCGACTCCGTGGTGACCATCGAGGCCAAGAGCGGTCAGGAGGGATCGCAGGGGTCCGGCGTGGTCATCGACGGCCGCGGCTACATCGTCACCAACAACCACGTGATTTCCGAGGCGGCCACCAACCCCGCCGCGTTCGAGATGACCGTCGTGTTCAACGACGGCAAAGAGGTGCCCGCCAACCTGGTCGGTCGCGACCCGAAGACCGACCTCGCCGTGCTCAAGGTCGACAACGTCGACAACCTCACCGTCGCCAAGATGGGCGACTCCGACACATTGCAGGTCGGCGAAGAGGTGATCGCGGCGGGCGCCCCGCTCGGACTGCGCAGCACCGTCACCGCCGGCATCATCAGCGCGCTGAACCGGCCGGTTCCGCTGTCGGGCGACGGATCCGACACCGACACCGTGATCGACGGCGTCCAGACCGACGCCTCGATCAACCACGGCAACTCCGGTGGCCCGCTGATCGACATGGACGCCAACGTGATCGGCATCAACACCGCTGGCAAGTCGCTGTCCGAGAGCGCAAGCGGTCTCGGCTTCGCGATCCCAGTCAACGAAGTCAAGACCGTCGTCGAGGCGCTCATCAGGGACGGCAGGATCTCCCACCCGACGCTCGGCCTGACCGCGAAGTCCGTCAGCAACGACGTGGCCTCTGGCGCCCAGGTCGCCAACGTCATGGCCGGCAGCGCCGCCGAGCGCGCCGGCATCCTGGAAAACGATGTGGTCGTCAAGGTGGGCACCCGCGACGTCGCGGACGCCGACGAGTTCGTGGTGGCCGTGCGTCAGCTCAAGATAGGTGAACCCGCACCGATCGAGGTCGTCCGCGACGGCCGTCCGGTGACGCTGACCGTCACCCCGACGCCCGACGCCAGCACCGACTGA
- the rseA gene encoding anti-sigma E factor RseA, with the protein MVDPGHMFRRAFSWLPAQFASQSKAPVGAPRQFGSTEHLSIEAVAAFVDGELSMTAHMRAANHLSLCAQCAAEVDAQGQARTALRDSQPIAIPNTLLGMLSQIPQHMPHSPVEGAEQPKFADDRARDRRKRR; encoded by the coding sequence ATGGTCGATCCCGGGCACATGTTCCGGCGGGCGTTCTCCTGGCTTCCCGCTCAATTCGCCTCTCAGAGCAAGGCGCCGGTGGGCGCACCCCGCCAGTTCGGTTCCACCGAGCATCTGTCCATCGAGGCCGTCGCGGCTTTCGTCGACGGTGAGCTGAGCATGACCGCGCACATGCGGGCGGCCAACCATCTGTCGCTGTGCGCGCAGTGCGCCGCGGAGGTCGACGCGCAGGGCCAAGCCCGGACGGCGTTGCGGGATTCTCAGCCGATCGCGATACCGAACACTCTTCTCGGAATGTTGTCGCAGATCCCGCAGCACATGCCGCACTCACCAGTTGAGGGAGCCGAGCAGCCGAAGTTTGCTGACGACCGCGCGCGCGACCGGCGTAAACGCCGGTAG
- the sigE gene encoding RNA polymerase sigma factor SigE yields the protein MEHGRRLRFGNRHAADRVAHDDQPTTMTDAGHDSAGLDLEDLTTTTTAAAQAAPVSMAHLEQFSDSDWVEPTDELTGTAVYDATGDKTTMPSWDELVRQHADRVYRLAYRLSGNQHDAEDLTQETFIRVFRSVQNYQPGTFEGWLHRITTNLFLDMVRRRGRIRMEALPEDYDRVPADDPNPEQIYHDSRLGPDLQAALDSLPPEFRAAVVLCDVEGLSYEEIGATLGVKLGTVRSRIHRGRQALRDYLARHAPGAAASA from the coding sequence ATGGAGCACGGGAGGCGTCTGCGCTTCGGGAATAGGCACGCCGCCGATCGTGTTGCGCACGATGACCAGCCGACGACCATGACCGACGCCGGCCATGACTCAGCCGGCCTTGACTTGGAGGATCTGACGACCACCACGACTGCCGCAGCGCAAGCCGCTCCCGTCTCGATGGCGCACCTCGAACAGTTCAGTGATTCGGACTGGGTGGAGCCGACCGACGAACTCACCGGGACGGCCGTATACGACGCCACCGGCGACAAGACGACGATGCCGTCCTGGGACGAGCTGGTGCGTCAGCACGCCGACCGGGTGTATCGCCTCGCCTACCGCCTGTCGGGCAACCAGCACGACGCCGAGGACCTCACCCAGGAGACGTTCATCCGCGTCTTCCGGTCGGTGCAGAACTACCAGCCCGGCACCTTCGAGGGCTGGCTCCACCGCATCACCACGAACCTGTTCCTGGACATGGTCCGGCGCCGCGGCCGCATCCGCATGGAGGCGCTGCCCGAGGACTACGACCGGGTGCCCGCCGACGATCCGAACCCGGAGCAGATCTACCACGATTCCCGTCTCGGCCCGGACCTGCAGGCCGCACTCGACTCCCTGCCGCCGGAGTTCCGCGCCGCGGTTGTCCTGTGCGACGTCGAAGGTCTGTCCTACGAGGAGATCGGCGCCACGCTCGGCGTGAAGCTGGGAACGGTCCGCAGCCGGATCCACCGCGGCAGGCAGGCGTTACGCGACTACCTGGCCCGTCACGCGCCGGGCGCCGCCGCATCGGCCTGA
- a CDS encoding O-methyltransferase has product MASTDDPAGQRPSRAEAIVTHAEQSISEDAIVAAARERAVDIGAGAITPAVGALLSVMARLTEAKAVVEVGTGAGVSGLWLLSGMREDGVLTTIDVEPEHQRIAKQAFIEAGIGPGRTRLISGRAQDVLTRLADDSYDLVFIDGDPIDQPQFVVEGVRLLRSGGAIVVHRAALGGRAGDAAANDPEVIAVREAARLIAEDERLTPVLVPLGDGLLAAARD; this is encoded by the coding sequence ATGGCCAGCACCGACGACCCGGCGGGTCAGCGACCAAGCCGCGCCGAGGCGATCGTCACGCACGCCGAACAGTCCATCTCCGAGGACGCGATCGTCGCGGCGGCCCGTGAACGTGCCGTGGACATCGGCGCCGGCGCAATCACACCCGCGGTCGGGGCCCTGCTGTCCGTGATGGCGCGGCTGACCGAGGCGAAGGCCGTCGTCGAGGTCGGCACCGGCGCAGGCGTCAGCGGGCTCTGGCTGCTGTCCGGCATGCGTGAGGATGGCGTGCTGACGACCATCGACGTGGAACCCGAACACCAGCGCATCGCCAAACAGGCGTTCATCGAGGCTGGTATCGGACCGGGCCGTACGCGACTGATCAGCGGTCGCGCCCAGGACGTGCTGACCCGCTTGGCCGACGATTCCTACGACCTGGTGTTCATCGACGGTGACCCGATCGACCAGCCGCAGTTCGTGGTCGAGGGAGTCCGACTGCTGCGCTCCGGCGGCGCAATCGTCGTTCACCGCGCCGCGCTCGGCGGCCGGGCGGGGGACGCCGCCGCCAACGACCCCGAGGTGATCGCGGTCCGAGAGGCGGCCAGGCTGATCGCCGAGGACGAGCGCCTGACCCCCGTTCTGGTCCCACTCGGCGACGGCCTGCTCGCCGCCGCCCGCGACTGA
- the glgC gene encoding glucose-1-phosphate adenylyltransferase, with protein sequence MRELPHVLGIVLAGGEGKRLYPLTADRAKPAVPFGGAYRLIDFVLSNLVNARYLRICVLTQYKSHSLDRHISQNWRLSGLAGEYITPVPAQQRLGPRWYTGSADAIYQSMNLVYDEDPDYIVVFGADHVYRMDPEQMVQFHIQSGAGATVAGIRVPRSEASAFGVIDADESGRIRSFVEKPADPPGTPDNPDEAFVSMGNYIFTTKVLIDAIRADADDDDSDHDMGGDIIPRLVSDGMAAVYDFSDNEVPGATERDHGYWRDVGTLDAFYEAHMDLVSVHPIFNLYNKRWPIRGESENLAPAKFVNGGSAQESVVGAGSIISAASVRNSVLSSNVYIDDGAIVEGSVIMPGTRIGRGAVVRHAILDKNVVVGPGEMVGVYLDKDRERFSISAGGVVTVGKGIWI encoded by the coding sequence ATGAGGGAATTGCCACACGTGCTGGGCATCGTCCTGGCCGGCGGGGAGGGCAAGCGGCTATATCCGCTCACGGCGGACCGCGCCAAGCCGGCGGTTCCCTTCGGTGGTGCCTACCGGCTCATCGACTTCGTGCTGTCGAACCTCGTCAATGCGCGCTACCTGCGGATCTGCGTTCTGACCCAGTACAAATCGCATTCGCTCGACCGGCATATCTCGCAGAACTGGCGGTTGAGCGGTCTCGCGGGGGAGTACATCACGCCGGTTCCCGCCCAGCAGCGGCTCGGGCCCCGCTGGTACACCGGGTCTGCTGACGCGATCTACCAGTCGATGAACCTGGTTTACGACGAGGATCCTGACTACATCGTGGTCTTCGGCGCCGACCACGTGTACCGGATGGATCCCGAGCAGATGGTCCAGTTCCACATCCAGAGCGGCGCGGGCGCGACGGTCGCCGGGATCCGGGTACCGCGTTCGGAGGCCAGCGCGTTCGGGGTCATCGACGCCGACGAATCGGGCCGCATCCGCAGCTTCGTCGAAAAACCCGCCGATCCGCCCGGAACGCCCGACAACCCGGACGAGGCCTTCGTCTCGATGGGCAACTACATCTTCACGACCAAGGTGCTCATCGACGCCATCCGCGCCGACGCCGACGACGACGACTCCGACCACGACATGGGCGGCGACATCATCCCGCGACTGGTTTCCGACGGCATGGCCGCGGTCTACGACTTCAGCGACAACGAGGTGCCCGGCGCGACCGAACGCGATCACGGCTACTGGCGCGACGTCGGAACGCTCGACGCGTTCTACGAAGCCCACATGGACCTGGTGTCGGTGCACCCGATCTTCAACCTCTACAACAAGCGCTGGCCGATTCGCGGTGAGTCCGAGAATCTCGCGCCGGCCAAGTTCGTCAACGGCGGCTCGGCGCAGGAGTCGGTGGTGGGCGCCGGCAGCATCATCTCCGCGGCGTCGGTGCGCAACTCGGTTCTGTCGTCCAACGTCTACATCGACGACGGCGCGATCGTCGAGGGAAGCGTCATCATGCCCGGCACCCGGATCGGTCGTGGCGCGGTCGTGCGCCACGCGATCCTCGACAAGAACGTCGTGGTGGGTCCGGGCGAGATGGTCGGGGTTTACCTCGACAAGGACCGGGAGCGGTTCTCGATCAGTGCCGGCGGCGTCGTGACGGTCGGCAAGGGCATCTGGATCTGA
- the glgA gene encoding glycogen synthase: MRVAMMTREYPPEVYGGAGVHVTELVAQLRRICEVDVHCMGAPRADASVAAPDPALAGANPALSTLSADLNMVNAAGGATVVHSHTWYTGLAGHLSALLHGVPHVLTAHSLEPMRPWKAEQLGGGYRVSSWVEKTAVEAADAVIAVSSGMRDDVLKTYPALDPNRVHVVRNGIDTDVWYPVGDARSRTRVEPQHGESVLAELGVDPARPIVAFVGRITRQKGVAHLVAAAHHFAPEVQLVLCAGAPDTPEIAEEVRAAVQELARTRTGIYWVREMLPIGKIREILSAATVFVCPSVYEPLGIVNLEAMACGTAVVASDVGGIPEVVADHQTGLLVHYDANDTGFFETRLADAVNSLIAEPQRAHAYGVAGRQRCIAEFSWAHIAEQTMDIYRKVSA, encoded by the coding sequence ATGCGGGTGGCGATGATGACTCGGGAGTATCCACCCGAGGTCTATGGCGGGGCAGGCGTACACGTCACCGAGCTCGTCGCCCAGTTGCGCCGCATCTGTGAGGTCGACGTGCATTGCATGGGGGCCCCGCGGGCGGATGCTTCCGTCGCCGCGCCGGATCCCGCTCTGGCCGGTGCGAACCCGGCGCTGTCCACGCTGTCGGCGGACCTGAACATGGTCAACGCCGCCGGCGGGGCCACCGTCGTGCACTCCCACACCTGGTACACCGGGCTTGCCGGCCACCTGTCGGCGCTGCTGCACGGCGTCCCGCACGTGCTCACCGCGCACTCGCTGGAGCCGATGCGGCCGTGGAAGGCCGAACAGCTCGGCGGCGGATACCGGGTCTCGTCGTGGGTCGAGAAGACGGCGGTGGAGGCCGCCGACGCGGTGATCGCGGTGAGTTCCGGAATGCGCGACGACGTGCTGAAGACCTATCCCGCGCTGGACCCGAACCGGGTGCACGTTGTGCGAAACGGGATCGACACCGACGTCTGGTACCCCGTTGGAGACGCGAGGAGCAGGACGAGGGTCGAGCCGCAGCACGGCGAGTCGGTGCTGGCTGAGCTCGGCGTGGATCCCGCCAGGCCGATCGTGGCGTTCGTCGGCCGCATCACCCGGCAGAAGGGGGTTGCGCATCTGGTTGCGGCCGCCCACCACTTCGCGCCCGAGGTGCAGTTGGTGCTCTGCGCCGGCGCACCCGACACACCCGAAATCGCCGAAGAGGTGAGGGCCGCCGTGCAGGAACTGGCCCGGACCCGCACCGGGATCTACTGGGTACGCGAGATGCTGCCGATCGGCAAGATTCGCGAGATACTTTCTGCAGCAACCGTGTTCGTTTGTCCTTCGGTGTACGAGCCGCTGGGGATCGTCAACCTCGAGGCGATGGCCTGTGGGACGGCGGTGGTCGCATCGGACGTCGGGGGAATTCCCGAGGTCGTCGCCGACCACCAGACCGGACTGCTGGTGCATTACGACGCGAACGACACCGGCTTCTTCGAGACGCGGCTGGCCGATGCCGTCAACTCGCTAATCGCCGAACCGCAGCGAGCCCACGCCTACGGTGTCGCGGGCCGCCAGCGGTGCATCGCCGAGTTCTCGTGGGCGCACATCGCCGAGCAAACCATGGATATCTATCGCAAGGTGTCGGCGTAG
- a CDS encoding DUF3117 domain-containing protein: MAAMKPRTGDGPLEATKEGRGIVMRVPLEGGGRLVVELTPDEAAALGDELKNVTS; this comes from the coding sequence ATGGCGGCGATGAAGCCCCGGACCGGTGACGGTCCCCTGGAAGCAACCAAGGAGGGGCGCGGCATCGTGATGCGGGTACCACTGGAAGGTGGTGGCCGGCTCGTCGTCGAATTGACTCCCGATGAGGCGGCGGCGCTGGGCGACGAACTGAAGAACGTCACCAGCTAG
- a CDS encoding DNA-3-methyladenine glycosylase I, with protein sequence MTAVVDDGRVRCGWLNGSGVAAADFELYQDYHDYEWGRPVRKTPALFERISLEAFQSGLSWLTILRKRENFRQAFDGFDIGRIAAYTDRDVERLMADTGIVRNRAKIEATIGNARAAAALDVDLAELLWSFAPERRDRPADLSQVPAVTRESTAMAKELKRRGFRFVGPTTAYALMQATGMVDDHVATCWVPLAAEVPRGNGSTGLCIPGRADREQWRS encoded by the coding sequence GTGACCGCCGTGGTGGACGACGGACGCGTCCGCTGTGGCTGGCTGAACGGATCAGGCGTGGCTGCAGCAGATTTCGAGCTCTACCAGGATTACCACGACTACGAGTGGGGTCGGCCGGTTCGTAAGACGCCCGCGCTGTTCGAGCGGATCAGCCTGGAGGCGTTCCAGAGTGGCTTGTCGTGGCTCACCATCCTGCGCAAGCGGGAGAACTTCCGGCAGGCGTTCGACGGCTTCGACATCGGGCGGATCGCTGCGTACACCGACCGCGATGTCGAGCGATTGATGGCCGACACCGGAATTGTCCGCAACCGCGCGAAGATCGAGGCGACGATCGGCAACGCGCGTGCGGCCGCCGCGCTCGACGTCGATCTCGCCGAGCTGCTGTGGTCGTTCGCGCCGGAGCGTCGCGACAGGCCGGCGGACCTTTCGCAGGTGCCCGCGGTGACCCGCGAATCGACTGCGATGGCCAAGGAACTCAAACGCCGCGGCTTCCGGTTCGTCGGTCCCACGACCGCCTATGCACTCATGCAGGCGACCGGCATGGTGGACGACCACGTCGCGACGTGCTGGGTGCCACTGGCCGCCGAGGTGCCTCGAGGCAACGGTTCAACGGGTCTTTGCATACCCGGTCGTGCTGATAGGGAACAATGGAGGAGTTGA
- a CDS encoding DivIVA domain-containing protein has product MTLILLYLVVLVLVAVVLFGVGSVLFGRGESLPPLPRATTATVLPASGVTGADVDAVKFTQTLRGYKPGEVDWVLDRLGQEIDALRGELAAVRAAAEMAERSP; this is encoded by the coding sequence GTGACGTTGATACTGCTCTACCTGGTGGTGCTCGTCCTGGTGGCTGTCGTGCTGTTCGGGGTGGGCAGCGTGCTTTTCGGCCGCGGGGAATCGCTGCCGCCGCTGCCACGCGCCACCACCGCGACGGTGTTGCCGGCTTCGGGCGTCACCGGTGCCGATGTCGACGCGGTGAAGTTCACCCAGACGCTGCGCGGCTACAAACCCGGTGAGGTCGACTGGGTGCTCGACCGTCTCGGCCAGGAGATCGACGCGCTGCGCGGTGAACTCGCCGCGGTGCGCGCGGCCGCCGAAATGGCCGAGCGATCCCCGTGA
- a CDS encoding glucosyl-3-phosphoglycerate synthase gives MTVISRLPELEGPQLHSADAIARHRWFDTHSWNRPTWTIAELEAAKAGRTVSVVLPALNEEDTVAGVVETITPLLGGLVDELVVLDSGSTDDTAIRALSAGARVVSRETALPEVTPQPGKGEVLWRSLAATSGDVVVFVDSDLLDPDPMFVPKLLGPLLLTPGVHLVKGFYRRPLKVSGREDANGGGRVTELVARPLLASLRPELTCLLQPLGGEYAGTRELLTSVPFAPGYGVEIGLLVDTYDRLGLDGIAQVNLGVRTHRNRPLTELASMSRQVIATLMSRCGVGDSGVGLTQFYADGDGFAPRASGVSLDDRPPMVTLRPH, from the coding sequence ATGACTGTTATTTCACGGTTACCGGAACTGGAGGGCCCGCAACTGCACTCCGCCGACGCGATCGCGCGGCACCGCTGGTTCGACACGCATAGTTGGAACCGTCCGACGTGGACGATCGCCGAGCTGGAAGCCGCCAAGGCCGGGCGCACCGTATCGGTGGTGCTGCCGGCGCTCAACGAGGAGGACACCGTGGCCGGGGTGGTCGAGACGATCACCCCGCTGCTCGGAGGGCTGGTCGACGAGTTGGTTGTGCTGGATTCGGGCTCCACGGACGACACCGCCATCCGGGCCTTGTCCGCCGGTGCCCGGGTGGTCAGCCGGGAGACTGCGCTGCCCGAGGTCACCCCGCAACCCGGCAAGGGCGAGGTGCTGTGGCGCTCGCTGGCGGCCACCAGCGGTGACGTGGTGGTTTTCGTGGACTCCGACCTGCTCGACCCGGATCCCATGTTCGTTCCGAAACTGCTCGGCCCGCTGTTGCTCACCCCGGGCGTGCACCTGGTGAAGGGTTTCTACCGGCGGCCGCTGAAGGTGAGCGGCCGCGAGGACGCCAACGGCGGCGGCCGCGTCACCGAACTGGTGGCCCGCCCGCTGCTGGCGTCGCTGCGGCCCGAGCTGACCTGTCTGCTCCAGCCGCTGGGCGGCGAGTACGCCGGCACCCGGGAGCTGTTGACCTCGGTGCCCTTCGCGCCCGGCTACGGCGTGGAGATCGGCCTGCTGGTCGACACCTACGACCGGCTGGGCCTCGACGGCATCGCCCAGGTGAACCTCGGCGTGCGCACCCACCGCAACCGCCCGCTGACTGAACTCGCGTCGATGAGCCGACAGGTGATCGCGACGCTGATGTCACGCTGCGGGGTCGGTGACTCCGGCGTCGGGCTCACCCAGTTCTATGCCGACGGTGACGGGTTCGCCCCGCGCGCGTCCGGTGTCTCGCTCGACGACCGTCCGCCGATGGTCACCTTGCGGCCGCACTGA
- the folP gene encoding dihydropteroate synthase, which translates to MQSTFCGRPVAGDRATIMAILNRTPDSFYDRGATFTDEAAKSAAHRVVEDGADVVDVGGVKAGPGQTVGAEEEIARVVPFIEWLRGTFPDVVISVDTWRAAVAKQACAAGADLINDTWGGVDPDLPAVAAEFNAGLVCSHTGGALPRTRPFRVNYGITERGVVDDVIAEVTSAARRAVAAGVSPNRILIDPTHDFGKNTHHGLSLLRHVEELVKTGWPVLMALSNKDFVGETLGVGLTERLEGTLAATALAAHAGAAMFRVHEVGSTRRVLEMVASIQGVRPPTRTVRGLA; encoded by the coding sequence GTGCAGTCGACCTTCTGCGGACGCCCGGTGGCCGGTGACCGTGCGACGATCATGGCGATCCTGAACCGGACGCCCGACTCGTTCTACGACAGGGGCGCGACCTTCACCGACGAGGCCGCCAAGTCCGCCGCGCACCGCGTCGTCGAGGACGGTGCCGACGTCGTCGACGTCGGTGGGGTCAAGGCCGGACCCGGTCAGACCGTGGGCGCGGAGGAGGAGATCGCCCGCGTCGTTCCGTTCATCGAATGGCTGCGTGGCACGTTCCCGGACGTCGTCATCAGCGTCGACACCTGGCGTGCGGCGGTGGCGAAACAGGCATGCGCCGCGGGTGCCGATCTGATCAACGACACTTGGGGCGGCGTCGATCCGGATCTCCCCGCGGTCGCCGCTGAGTTCAACGCCGGACTGGTCTGCTCACACACCGGGGGAGCGCTGCCGCGTACCCGCCCGTTCCGCGTGAACTATGGCATCACCGAACGCGGTGTGGTCGACGACGTGATCGCCGAGGTCACCTCGGCGGCCCGACGGGCGGTCGCTGCGGGGGTCTCGCCGAATCGCATCCTCATCGACCCGACGCACGATTTCGGCAAGAACACTCACCACGGTCTTAGTTTGTTGCGGCATGTGGAAGAGCTTGTAAAAACTGGATGGCCGGTCCTGATGGCGCTGAGTAACAAGGATTTCGTCGGGGAGACTCTGGGTGTGGGTTTGACTGAACGCCTCGAGGGCACCCTCGCCGCGACCGCACTGGCGGCGCATGCCGGTGCGGCGATGTTCAGGGTGCACGAGGTTGGATCCACTCGGCGCGTACTCGAGATGGTCGCGTCGATCCAAGGCGTGCGTCCGCCGACGCGCACGGTGAGGGGACTGGCATGA